CTTTCTTTTTTCATTTTCTTCATCTGTTATTAAAAATCTAATTCCTATATACTCAATAATCTCTTTTTTTGAATTGAACCTTGGTATAATTGTAGAGTTTACATAATATGATTCTCCATCTTTTGCTTTATTTTTAACTTTACCTTGCCAAATTTTTCCACTTTGAATATCACTCCATAAGCCTTTAAAAATCTCACTTGGCATATCTGGATGTCTTACTATATTATGTGCTTTTCCAAGTAGTTCATCTTCTTCATATCCAGATGTTTTACAAAATTTATCATTTACAAAAGTAATAATTCCTTTTGGGTTTGTTCTTGATATAATAGCAACTTTATCAATAACATCAATATACTGTTGCATTTCAATTTGTTGAAATTCTACAAGCTTTGAATTTTCTTTTTCTTTTGCTATTGATTGTACTTTTAATATCATATTTTCAACATCATAAGGTTTTAAAATATAAGCAGAAGTATTAAGTTTGATAGCTTCAAGTAAAAATTTTGATTCTGAATAAGCAGTTGCAAAAATCAATGGAACATCAATTTTTAGTTTTCTAATCTCTTTTAACATACCAATTCCTGAAAGATTTGGCATATTTATATCACTAATAATTACATCTATTTCATCTTTATTATTTAAATAAAGTTCTAATCCCTCTTTTCCATCACTTGCAATATAAACTTTTTTAAAAAAAGTTTTAAAGATTTTGCCTAATTCTTCTTGCGTTGAAAAATGATCCTCTACATATAAAATACAAAGAGTTTTCAAAAAAGATATATCTATCATTGTAATTTCCTAATTTTATGATATTTCATATAAGTTTATCTTAATTATTAAAAATTATATTACTCTTTTGTTTTATATTTTATTAACTTTGAAATTAGTATTTTAGGTAATTGTGTCAAATTCTATAATATTATTTTTTTCAATCCTTCAATAATAGTTCTTTTTTCAAGAGCTTTAATTCTATCTTCAAGTGACTCAATAGTTTCATTTTCATTAAGCTTTAAAGAGTTTTGTAAAATAAATTCTCCTTCATCATAATCTTTGCTTACATAGTGTAAAGTGACACCTGAAATTTTTTCATTTGCTTTTAAAACTGCTTCATGAACATTTCTTCCATACATCCCTTTTCCTCCAAACTTTGGTAAAAGTGATGGATGTGTATTTATTATCTTATTTTCAAACTCTTTTAATAGTTTTGATTCAATCTTTTTCATATATCCAGATAAAAATATATAATCACATTTATACTTTTTAAGTAAATTTGTAATTTCTTCATCAGTGTCATCATATTTTTTTGAATTTATTATATAATTTGGAATATTTTTACTACTTGCTTTTTTTAAAACATTTGCATCACTATTATTTGAAATAATTACAACAACTTGTGCATTTAAAATTTTATCTTCACATGCTTTTTGAATATAATCAAAACCACTACCATTATGAGATGAAAGAATTCCTATTTTTTTCATAGCCTACCTTAAATAAATTTGAGATTATAATAAAAAAACTTTAAGATGTAAACCATTAAAATTATTTTATTCTTTGTGAGTGAGTAATTGCTATTGCAATTGCATCAGTAATATCTAATGGCTTTATCTCTTTTTTTATACCTAATAACCTTTTTACCATAAATGCAACTTGCTCTTTTGCAGCTTTACCATTTCCTGTTACTGCTTGTTTTACTTGCAAAGGAGTATATTCTGCAAAATTTCCAAATTCTAAAAG
The window above is part of the Malaciobacter marinus genome. Proteins encoded here:
- a CDS encoding response regulator, with product MIDISFLKTLCILYVEDHFSTQEELGKIFKTFFKKVYIASDGKEGLELYLNNKDEIDVIISDINMPNLSGIGMLKEIRKLKIDVPLIFATAYSESKFLLEAIKLNTSAYILKPYDVENMILKVQSIAKEKENSKLVEFQQIEMQQYIDVIDKVAIISRTNPKGIITFVNDKFCKTSGYEEDELLGKAHNIVRHPDMPSEIFKGLWSDIQSGKIWQGKVKNKAKDGESYYVNSTIIPRFNSKKEIIEYIGIRFLITDEENEKRKFKKNILTNIKESRKKESQYLTEIRELEKKVKNLEDGLILKNEVLSNEKQKSAKQHSQLLYYEDEIKSLNTQMENIKVESYKKVLEAVTKMKKFKITNDDLKQKNETLENEVNLRKDEFIKLNEQVSEQAKIIINLKDVIEHRESQLKQYTK
- the purN gene encoding phosphoribosylglycinamide formyltransferase, with amino-acid sequence MKKIGILSSHNGSGFDYIQKACEDKILNAQVVVIISNNSDANVLKKASSKNIPNYIINSKKYDDTDEEITNLLKKYKCDYIFLSGYMKKIESKLLKEFENKIINTHPSLLPKFGGKGMYGRNVHEAVLKANEKISGVTLHYVSKDYDEGEFILQNSLKLNENETIESLEDRIKALEKRTIIEGLKKIIL